Proteins encoded by one window of Desulfomonilia bacterium:
- a CDS encoding Hsp20/alpha crystallin family protein, which yields MINLKFQEIMGFLLGPEMGEERLGICYPSIDVYESSDDLFIEMEIPGVMQEDVNVEIIGNTLRISGMKKDPLSGGGVRYIRMERSFGGFSRELEIPERFNLENIDAKFKDGVLTVRIARSENKVEMVKRIEVK from the coding sequence ATGATAAACCTTAAGTTTCAGGAAATAATGGGCTTTCTGCTCGGACCGGAAATGGGGGAAGAAAGGCTGGGTATTTGTTATCCCTCGATTGACGTATATGAGAGTTCCGATGATCTTTTTATCGAGATGGAAATTCCCGGGGTTATGCAGGAAGATGTCAATGTGGAGATAATCGGCAATACGTTAAGAATAAGCGGCATGAAAAAAGACCCGCTTTCAGGGGGCGGGGTAAGATATATCAGAATGGAAAGGAGCTTTGGCGGATTCAGCCGTGAACTTGAGATTCCGGAAAGATTCAACCTTGAAAATATTGACGCAAAATTCAAGGACGGGGTTTTGACGGTAAGAATCGCGCGTTCGGAAAACAAGGTGGAGATGGTTAAGCGTATAGAGGTAAAATAG
- the serA gene encoding phosphoglycerate dehydrogenase produces the protein MKILVSDKLSARGEEILKEGGLKVDVKTGLKPDELKEIIGDYDGLVVRSATKATAEIIAAGKKLKVIGRAGAGVDNIDSEAASKQGIVVMNTPGGNTVTTGEHAIAMLMALTRFIPQATASMKAQKWDKKSFEGREVFNKTLGIVGIGRVGTIVATRAIGLKMNVIAYDPFISKEAADNMGVELVSLDELYARSDYISVHTPKSKDTIGLLGKDAFAKMKKGVMVINCARGGIVDEKALIEALDSGKVAGAAIDVFEKEPPEDWSLPLHPKVICTPHLGASTEEAQENVAIAIAEQIVDYLNNGVIRNAVNAPSVGPDMLPKVKPYIELAEKMGLFMGQLISGRIRKVNVNYCGGASGIETKPVTISMLKGLFAAIMDDVNFINAPIIAKERGIEVVESRTEKEEIFTNTLELVVHLDTGKRYLAGAVFTQDDLRIVKIDNYPIEVTPEGNMLVIYNKDLPGTVGKIASTLGDDKINIARLFLGRDKKKGTAIIIINLDAEVPESVAEKIRNVSNTLSVQKVTI, from the coding sequence TTGAAAATTCTGGTAAGTGATAAGCTTTCAGCACGAGGAGAAGAAATACTTAAAGAAGGTGGACTTAAAGTCGACGTAAAAACGGGCCTTAAACCTGATGAACTCAAAGAGATTATCGGTGATTATGACGGCCTAGTCGTAAGATCCGCCACAAAGGCGACAGCAGAGATCATTGCTGCCGGTAAAAAACTCAAGGTAATCGGTCGCGCAGGCGCGGGTGTTGACAATATCGATTCTGAAGCAGCAAGCAAACAGGGTATTGTTGTCATGAACACACCGGGCGGCAATACGGTAACGACTGGAGAACACGCAATCGCAATGCTTATGGCTCTTACACGTTTTATTCCCCAGGCAACCGCTTCAATGAAGGCTCAAAAATGGGACAAAAAAAGTTTTGAAGGCCGCGAGGTCTTTAACAAGACTCTGGGAATAGTCGGAATCGGCAGGGTAGGGACAATCGTTGCGACAAGGGCGATTGGCCTCAAAATGAATGTTATCGCCTATGACCCGTTCATATCGAAAGAAGCCGCGGACAATATGGGCGTTGAGCTGGTTTCTCTGGATGAACTCTATGCAAGAAGCGACTACATTTCGGTTCATACCCCCAAATCAAAGGATACAATAGGGCTTCTGGGAAAAGATGCTTTTGCCAAGATGAAAAAAGGTGTCATGGTCATCAATTGCGCAAGGGGTGGAATCGTTGACGAAAAAGCCCTTATCGAAGCCCTCGATTCAGGAAAGGTGGCAGGCGCGGCAATTGATGTGTTCGAGAAGGAACCGCCTGAGGACTGGTCTCTTCCTCTTCACCCGAAGGTCATCTGCACACCGCATCTCGGTGCTTCCACGGAAGAGGCGCAGGAAAACGTGGCAATAGCCATAGCCGAGCAGATAGTCGATTACCTCAACAATGGCGTTATCAGAAACGCAGTGAATGCGCCTTCGGTAGGGCCGGATATGCTTCCCAAAGTAAAACCCTATATTGAACTTGCCGAAAAAATGGGGCTTTTCATGGGCCAGCTCATTTCCGGAAGGATCCGCAAAGTCAACGTCAATTATTGCGGCGGGGCTTCCGGCATAGAGACGAAACCGGTAACGATTTCAATGCTCAAAGGGCTGTTTGCGGCCATCATGGATGACGTCAATTTTATCAATGCGCCCATTATAGCCAAAGAGCGCGGCATAGAAGTCGTTGAATCCAGAACCGAGAAAGAAGAAATATTTACAAACACCCTGGAACTTGTAGTCCATCTTGATACAGGTAAACGCTACCTGGCAGGCGCCGTCTTCACTCAGGACGACCTCAGAATAGTCAAGATAGACAATTATCCGATAGAAGTCACCCCGGAAGGCAATATGCTCGTTATCTACAATAAAGACCTGCCGGGAACCGTCGGAAAGATAGCTTCCACTCTGGGAGATGATAAAATCAATATCGCAAGACTTTTCCTCGGCAGGGACAAGAAGAAAGGCACCGCGATAATAATCATCAATCTGGATGCGGAAGTGCCTGAGTCTGTTGCTGAAAAGATCAGGAATGTTTCAAACACCCTATCGGTTCAAAAGGTTACAATCTGA
- a CDS encoding adenylosuccinate synthase has product MANLVIVGAQWGDEGKGKVVDLLTEKADLIIRFQGGNNAGHTLVIGDNKVVLHLIPSGILHKNKMCVIGSGVVLDPEILLGEIDALRLKGHEVSPETVAISDRAHVIMPYHKVIDHARDAARIGTTGRGIGPAYEDKARRTGIRVIDLINPGLLRNKIEAFWDERQEYITKILKAKAPDKDELIEKHIILGERLKPFVTDASILIDKAVRSGKSLLFEGAQGGNLDMDFGTYPFVTSSNTIAGAACTGSGIGPTRIDKVLGICKAYTTRVGGGPFPTELTDELGERLRAFGGEYGATTGRPRRCGWLDLVALRHTVRLSSISHLAITKLDVLSGLETLKVATAYRSGNTVMESMPADLELYPEIDIAYDELPGWEENISDIKKFDDLPASCKAYIAYIENKLGVKAAIISTGPKRDQTIIVEDLL; this is encoded by the coding sequence ATGGCGAATCTAGTAATTGTCGGCGCGCAGTGGGGAGATGAGGGCAAGGGAAAGGTCGTTGATCTCCTTACGGAAAAAGCCGACCTCATCATACGATTTCAGGGTGGAAACAATGCAGGTCATACTCTTGTAATAGGCGACAACAAGGTCGTGCTCCACCTTATACCTTCAGGCATACTTCATAAAAACAAGATGTGCGTGATCGGTTCCGGCGTTGTGCTGGACCCGGAAATCCTTCTTGGCGAAATAGATGCGTTGAGATTGAAAGGGCATGAGGTTTCACCGGAAACGGTTGCAATCAGCGACCGGGCTCATGTTATCATGCCTTACCACAAGGTGATCGACCATGCCCGTGACGCTGCACGTATCGGTACGACAGGCAGAGGGATCGGGCCCGCATATGAAGACAAGGCCCGAAGAACAGGCATACGCGTGATAGACCTTATCAATCCAGGACTGTTAAGAAATAAAATCGAAGCCTTCTGGGATGAGCGCCAGGAATATATAACAAAAATCCTCAAGGCCAAGGCCCCGGACAAGGATGAACTCATCGAAAAACACATAATATTGGGAGAACGTCTGAAACCATTTGTTACCGATGCCTCAATCCTTATCGACAAGGCAGTCAGGTCAGGCAAAAGTCTTTTATTCGAAGGAGCACAGGGTGGAAATCTCGACATGGACTTCGGGACATATCCATTTGTCACATCTTCAAACACCATTGCAGGCGCCGCCTGCACCGGTTCAGGTATCGGGCCAACCAGGATTGACAAAGTCCTCGGCATTTGCAAGGCATACACGACGAGGGTCGGCGGTGGTCCTTTCCCGACTGAACTGACGGATGAACTGGGCGAAAGGCTGCGCGCCTTCGGCGGTGAATATGGTGCGACAACCGGAAGGCCCAGAAGATGCGGATGGCTTGACCTTGTGGCGCTAAGACACACAGTCCGCCTCAGTTCAATAAGCCATCTTGCCATAACAAAGCTCGATGTCCTCTCAGGTCTTGAAACGTTAAAGGTCGCCACGGCCTACAGATCAGGAAATACGGTCATGGAAAGTATGCCGGCCGATCTGGAGCTTTATCCCGAAATTGATATTGCCTATGACGAACTCCCCGGATGGGAAGAAAATATTTCAGACATAAAGAAATTTGATGATCTTCCTGCAAGCTGCAAGGCATATATCGCGTACATTGAAAATAAGCTCGGAGTTAAGGCTGCAATAATATCAACCGGACCGAAACGGGATCAGACGATAATCGTAGAAGATTTATTATAA
- a CDS encoding zinc ribbon domain-containing protein — MPIYEYRCKKCDNDFEKLVSLSSKDKIKCPKCESEDVIKKMSMTASGKSGCGTCSSTSCGPT; from the coding sequence ATGCCCATCTATGAATACAGATGTAAAAAATGCGATAATGATTTTGAAAAGCTGGTTTCTTTGAGCAGTAAAGATAAGATCAAATGTCCCAAATGCGAATCAGAGGATGTAATAAAAAAAATGTCCATGACCGCTTCGGGGAAATCCGGGTGCGGAACATGTTCGTCGACTTCGTGCGGTCCAACCTGA